Proteins from a genomic interval of Dendropsophus ebraccatus isolate aDenEbr1 chromosome 6, aDenEbr1.pat, whole genome shotgun sequence:
- the LOC138795310 gene encoding taste receptor type 2 member 4-like, which yields MSPQAFFFDSMSCFLIGTGLLLNGFIVIVNLLWWMKGQTIQTIKVLLTGLGLVRLVLLSMYVKYIYYLVARLPLFQADSYPEYTATFMVCIASCSLWWGSVLCVFYCVKITNYTNAMVTRLKMKISKMVPWLLLGSLFVSCLSTLPCRWMVFSSRLTNGTENGNTETNVANLVSIVLVTSIVPFMIFCVAISLIIVSLLRHARNMCGRDSGFSDAQRDVHLSVLRSMVSFLLFYALYSVSYIVFTIIINAGSPTFTSACFTGLCAYPSLHSISLIVSNKDLKNSFCFVLSCTWLRIVQIQPP from the coding sequence ATGTCTCCACAAGCCTTCTTCTTTGACTCCATGTCTTGCTTCCTTATCGGCACTGGGTTACTGCTGAATGGATTCATTGTCATTGTGAATCTGCTTTGGTGGATGAAAGGTCAAACTATCCAAACCATCAAGGTTCTTCTTACCGGCCTGGGACTGGTGAGGCTGGTCCTCCTTAGTATGTACGTGAAGTACATTTATTATTTAGTGGCTCGTTTACCTCTATTCCAAGCTGATTCTTACCCGGAGTATACGGCCACCTTCATGGTGTGTATAGCGAGCTGCAGTCTGTGGTGGGGCTCGGTGCTCTGTGTCTTCTACTGTGTGAAGATCACAAACTACACCAACGCAATGGTCACCAGACTGAAGATGAAGATCTCCAAGATGGTGCCCTGGCTCCTTCTCGGCTCTCTCTTCGTCTCCTGTCTTTCCACTTTGCCTTGTAGATGGATGGTTTTTTCCAGTCGTCTTACAAATGGCACAGAGAATGGAAACACAGAAACCAACGTTGCCAATCTGGTCTCCATTGTTCTCGTGACGTCCATTGTACCATTCATGATATTCTGTGTCGCCATCTCTCTTATCATTGTGTCGCTCCTGAGACACGCCCGGAATATGTGCGGCAGAGACTCCGGCTTCAGTGACGCCCAACGGGATGTTCACCTCAGTGTCCTCCGGAGCATGGTCTCCTTCTTATTGTTCTATGCTTTGTATAGTGTATCTTACATCGTATTTACTATTATTATCAATGCTGGAAGTCCGACCTTTACCTCAGCTTGTTTTACTGGCCTTTGCGCCTATCCAAGTCTCCACTCTATTTCTTTAATCGTAAGCAACAAAGATTTAAAAAATTCCTTCTGTTTTGTTCTCTCTTGTACTTGGTTAAGAATTGTACAGATacaacccccttaa